One part of the Glycine soja cultivar W05 chromosome 11, ASM419377v2, whole genome shotgun sequence genome encodes these proteins:
- the LOC114373115 gene encoding uncharacterized protein LOC114373115 yields MDTVSYKATNSSSGTSSSSRKGAYPLETDDHGQSESLNLFLEAYLRCFTGDFPKRWYNILHLAKYWYNSTKHSAIGMMPSLALYGRSPSGLTDYLPGSVSLPNVDETLQDRQIVGKQHRETLRSTRKRMVAQSNNHWRDILFQEGDWELLKLCPYQHHSMARRGS; encoded by the exons ATGGATACTGTATCTTATAAGGCAACAAATTCAAG TTCTGGCACGAGCTCTTCAAGCCGCAAGGGAGCCTACCCCCTGGAGACTGATGACCATGGCCAATCAGAATCCCTCAATCTCTTTCTCGAAGCCTACCTCCGGTGCTTCACTGGGGATTTTCCGAAACGATGGTACAACATCCTACACTTGGCAAAGTATTGGTATAACTCCACCAAGCATAGTGCCATCGGCATGATGCCCTCCCTAGCTTTGTATGGCCGCTCACCGTCGGGTCTGACTGATTACCTACCAGGCTCGGTGTCTCTGCCAAATGTGGATGAAACCCTGCAAGATCGACAAATTGTTGGCAAACAACACCGAGAGACACTTCGCAGCACAAGGAAACGGATGGTTGCCCAATCCAACAATCATTGGCGTGATATCTTGTTTCAAGAGGGTGATTGGGAGCTCTTGAAACTTTGTCCATACCAGCATCACTCCATGGCTAGACGAGGCTCCTAA
- the LOC114375463 gene encoding iridoid synthase CYC2-like, translating into MVSIWEGGSVSSRAPHMAMATTTIEETKNVAIIFGVTGLVGRELARRLLLLEPSWKKVYGIARNPETLPTLIISPCYHFISCNMLNPLETQKKLSCLQDVTHMFWVTWASQFPSETQESCEQNKAMMCNALNTMLSVAKNLKHVSLQTGTKHYISLHPPFDEEKLQFYYYHEEFPRMSKSLNFYYALEDLLMEKLSGKVSWSVHRPGLLFGSSVRSFYNFMGSLCVYGAICKHLRLPFVFGGTRKCWEESYIDGSDARLVADQHIWAAKNSDMISTNGQAFNSINGPSFTWKEIWPIIGKKLEVQVPQEMLVESFWFSKAMAGKEDVWEEIVEENGLVHTSVENLANWEFLDALFRFPLKLLGSRDKVDGLGFGARYKTLNSILYWIDCMRDEKLIP; encoded by the coding sequence ATGGTTTCAATTTGGGAGGGAGGGTCAGTATCATCTAGAGCCCCTCATATGGCAATGGCAACAACAACCATAGAGGAGACAAAAAATGTTGCTATCATCTTTGGGGTCACTGGACTTGTTGGGAGAGAGTTGGCTAGGAGGCTTCTTCTTTTAGAACCTTCTTGGAAGAAGGTTTATGGCATAGCTAGAAACCCCGAAACACTACCAACCCTTATTATAAGCCCTTGTTACCATTTCATCTCTTGCAATATGCTGAACCCTTTGGAGACTCAGAAGAAGCTGTCTTGCTTGCAAGATGTGACTCATATGTTTTGGGTCACATGGGCCAGCCAGTTCCCATCAGAGACACAAGAAAGTTGTGAGcagaacaaggccatgatgtgcAATGCTTTGAATACTATGCTCTCAGTAGCTAAGAATCTGAAGCATGTTTCCCTTCAGACAGGAACCAAGCACTATATATCACTGCATCCCCCCTTTGATGAAGAGAAGCTCCAATTTTACTACTACCATGAAGAGTTTCCCAGAATGAGCAAATCCCTTAATTTCTACTATGCCTTAGAAGATTTGCTCATGGAGAAACTGAGTGGTAAGGTGTCTTGGTCTGTGCATAGGCCTGGTTTATTGTTTGGTAGTTCTGTTAGGTCATTTTATAACTTCATGGGGAGCTTGTGTGTTTATGGTGCTATTTGTAAACATTTGAGGCTCCCTTTTGTGTTTGGAGGGACAAGGAAGTGTTGGGAGGAGTCATATATTGATGGATCAGATGCAAGACTTGTAGCTGATCAACATATTTGGGCAGCAAAAAACAGTGACATGATTTCCACCAATGGCCAAGCCTTCAACTCAATCAATGGCCCTAGTTTCACTTGGAAGGAGATTTGGCCTATTATTGGGAAGAAATTGGAAGTGCAAGTTCCTCAAGAAATGCTTGTGGAGAGCTTTTGGTTTTCAAAAGCCATGGCTGGGAAGGAGGATGTTTGGGAAGAGATTGTGGAGGAAAATGGGCTGGTTCACACAAGTGTTGAGAATTTGGCCAATTGGGAATTTTTAGATGCATTGTTTCGTTTCCCTTTGAAACTCTTGGGGAGCAGAGATAAAGTTGATGGACTTGGTTTTGGTGCAAGGTACAAGACATTGAATTCAATATTGTATTGGATTGATTGCATGAGAGATGAGAAGCTAATTCCCTAG